The Verrucomicrobiia bacterium DNA segment GGGCGTTGAAGCGCCGGGCGCAACCCACGCCCATGATGGCGGCCGAGATGTTGTGGGTGGTGGAGACGGGGATGCCGAGGGTGGTGGCCAGGAAGATCATGGTGGCCGAGCTGGTTTCGGCGGCAAAGCCGTTGATGGGCTGCAGCTTCACCATCTTATGGCCAAGGGTTTTGATGATGCGCCATCCGCCGGCGGCGGTACCGGCGGCCATGGTGATGGCGCAAACGATTTTAATCCAAAGTTTGATGCCCTCCATGTTGGCGGCCCGGTGGAAATAGCGGGCGGCCAGGGGCAGATTCTGGGGCACCTCCAGGCCGTGGCGGTGGAGCAGGCCCAGACAATACAGCGCCTCGGGATGCTGGCGCTGGGCGCTCTGCTCCCACAGGCGGAGGGCCTGGGCGCGATCACGCGGAGCGCCGCCGTGGCCGTCCCAATACCAGGCCGCCAGCACGGCTTGGGCGTCGGCGTTGTTGCGGGCGGCGCGCTGTTGCAGCCAGGCCAGGGCCGCGGTTTCGTCCGCGGGCTGGCCCTCCAGGCGGCGGCGCGGGAAGACGACTGGCGGCGCCGGCGGCGGCAGGGTGTTGAGCAGCTCGGCGGCCTTGGCCTCGTCCCGGGGCACGCCCAGGCCTTTTTGGTATAACTCGGCCAGCTTTTCCTGGGCGGGGCGATGCTTGAGTTTCACCGCCTGCTCCAGCCATTCGGCGGCGAGGCGGTAATTGACCTCCACGCCGCGGCCTTCCAGGTACAAGAGGGCCAGGTTGTATTGCGCCTGGGGGTTTTTGTTTTGCGCGGCATGTTTGAAGTCGCGGGCCGCCTGGGGCAGATTCAGCGGCAAGCCCTGGCCGTCCCGGGCCATTTCGCCCAGTTGATTGTAGGCCTCCTGGATGGCGGGCAGGGACGAGGAGGGATAGTACAGCCAGTTGAGGTAACGCGGCAGGTGGTCAAACGTGCCGGCGGCGGTGGCGGCCATGAGGGCAAGGGCGATGATGCCCATGGTTTTCTGGGCGTCATTGGTGCCGTGCATGACACCCATGGCGGCGGCGCTCAAGATTTGGGCCTTGCCAAAGGTGAGGTTGACCAGGCGCGGGGTGAGCCGCAGCAACGAGACCAGGAGGTAAAGGAGGGCCATGATGAGAAACCCCAGGAGGAAACCGCCCAAAGGCGAGCTGAACATGGGAATGACCACCTTGTAGAGGAGGCCGCCGCTCTTGATCCAGTCGTTGG contains these protein-coding regions:
- a CDS encoding inorganic phosphate transporter translates to MALLYLLVSLLRLTPRLVNLTFGKAQILSAAAMGVMHGTNDAQKTMGIIALALMAATAAGTFDHLPRYLNWLYYPSSSLPAIQEAYNQLGEMARDGQGLPLNLPQAARDFKHAAQNKNPQAQYNLALLYLEGRGVEVNYRLAAEWLEQAVKLKHRPAQEKLAELYQKGLGVPRDEAKAAELLNTLPPPAPPVVFPRRRLEGQPADETAALAWLQQRAARNNADAQAVLAAWYWDGHGGAPRDRAQALRLWEQSAQRQHPEALYCLGLLHRHGLEVPQNLPLAARYFHRAANMEGIKLWIKIVCAITMAAGTAAGGWRIIKTLGHKMVKLQPINGFAAETSSATMIFLATTLGIPVSTTHNISAAIMGVGCARRFNALRWTVVERMVWAWIFTIPISGGLGYLLCRFGQWVGWIQ